A region of Plantactinospora sp. BC1 DNA encodes the following proteins:
- a CDS encoding SigE family RNA polymerase sigma factor codes for MTVDDDGFREFVETRYMDLLRVAYHLTGSAPEAEDLVQTALVKAMRRWRRIDEPMAYLRRAIANQHITVWRRHRAVEVLTAILPDRPGRDVADRVVEHQALREAMRDLPRRTRAVIVLRYVADLPEAEVARTLGCSVGSVKSRASRGLARLREALGQTQAVDVMGAKG; via the coding sequence ATGACCGTGGACGACGACGGCTTCCGGGAGTTCGTCGAGACACGCTACATGGACCTGTTACGGGTGGCGTACCACCTGACCGGGTCGGCGCCGGAGGCGGAGGATCTCGTGCAGACCGCCCTGGTCAAGGCGATGCGACGGTGGCGGCGGATCGACGAACCCATGGCGTACCTGCGCCGGGCGATCGCCAACCAGCACATCACGGTGTGGCGGCGCCACCGGGCGGTCGAGGTGCTGACCGCGATCCTGCCGGACCGGCCGGGGCGGGACGTGGCGGACCGGGTGGTGGAGCACCAGGCGCTGCGCGAGGCGATGCGCGACCTGCCCCGGCGTACCCGGGCCGTGATCGTGCTGCGGTACGTGGCGGACCTGCCGGAGGCGGAGGTGGCCAGGACGCTCGGCTGTTCCGTCGGCTCCGTGAAGAGCCGGGCGTCCAGGGGACTGGCCCGGCTCCGGGAGGCGCTCGGTCAGACGCAGGCGGTGGACGTGATGGGAGCGAAGGGATGA
- a CDS encoding sorbosone dehydrogenase family protein → MTDRMGNPTVPRRSRWRGAVVAASIAGALSGCTDSAGESTATPLRTAQSNAAPTAGIATLGEPVELVTGLEAPWGLTFLPDGSALVSERITGEILRVPAGGGDPQPVGTVPGVRASSEGGLLGIVASAGYATDRTVFASVSGADQNRIVALTIAADYGSLTVDRVLLDGIQTADRHHGGRIVIGPDGHLWIGTGDAFEPENAAADDSLNGKILRIAVDGSVPRDNPGPSPIYSSGHRNVQGIAFGPDGTPYASELGHRTWDEVNVLRPGADYGWPETEGVAGSTGEAPIATLHPDEASPSGVAYAEGSLWIGALGGQRLWQLPVQGRAATADPIAHLVGDYGRIRTVQVAPDGSLWIVTSNTDRATWGGTDPRAGDDRILRIEVNQG, encoded by the coding sequence ATGACGGACCGGATGGGAAACCCGACCGTGCCCCGGCGCTCGCGGTGGCGCGGGGCGGTCGTCGCCGCGTCGATCGCGGGAGCGCTGAGCGGATGCACGGACTCGGCCGGCGAGTCGACGGCGACGCCGCTCCGGACGGCGCAGTCGAACGCCGCACCGACGGCCGGGATCGCGACCCTCGGTGAGCCGGTCGAGCTGGTGACCGGCCTGGAAGCGCCGTGGGGACTCACCTTCCTGCCCGACGGGTCGGCGCTGGTCTCCGAGCGCATCACCGGGGAGATCCTGCGCGTCCCCGCCGGGGGCGGCGATCCGCAACCGGTCGGGACCGTACCCGGGGTCCGGGCCAGTTCGGAGGGAGGACTGCTCGGCATCGTCGCCTCCGCCGGGTACGCGACCGACCGCACGGTCTTCGCGTCGGTCTCCGGAGCGGACCAGAACCGGATCGTGGCGCTGACGATCGCCGCCGACTACGGCTCGCTCACCGTCGACCGGGTACTGCTCGACGGCATCCAGACCGCCGACCGGCACCACGGTGGCCGCATCGTCATCGGGCCGGACGGCCACCTCTGGATCGGCACGGGCGACGCCTTCGAGCCGGAGAACGCCGCGGCCGACGACTCACTCAACGGCAAGATCCTGCGCATCGCGGTCGACGGTTCCGTGCCCCGCGACAACCCGGGACCATCCCCGATCTACTCCAGCGGACACCGCAACGTCCAGGGCATCGCGTTCGGACCCGACGGCACCCCCTACGCATCCGAACTCGGACACCGCACCTGGGACGAGGTGAACGTCCTCCGCCCGGGCGCCGACTACGGATGGCCGGAGACCGAGGGCGTCGCCGGCTCCACCGGGGAAGCCCCGATCGCCACGCTGCACCCCGACGAGGCGAGCCCGTCGGGTGTCGCCTACGCCGAGGGGTCGCTCTGGATCGGTGCGCTCGGCGGCCAGCGGCTCTGGCAGCTTCCCGTCCAGGGCAGGGCGGCGACCGCCGACCCGATCGCCCACCTCGTCGGCGACTACGGTCGGATCCGGACCGTGCAGGTGGCCCCCGACGGATCACTCTGGATCGTCACCTCGAACACCGACCGCGCCACCTGGGGCGGCACCGACCCACGGGCGGGCGACGACCGTATCCTCCGAATCGAGGTGAACCAGGGCTGA
- a CDS encoding TetR/AcrR family transcriptional regulator: MSETAATRRGRGRRPAAEVRAAVLAAAGRLLLRDGMRAVTFDRVATEAGASKMTLYKWWPSPGALAAEAYFTQSRSTLDFPDTGDLRADLIAQVSAFVRLLKDEGAEKPVTELIGAAQLDPALAEAWSESYALPRRELARARLRTAQRQGQLREDADLDIIVDQLWGACYHRLLVLRVPFDESIVARLVDHALYGAAPRAG; the protein is encoded by the coding sequence ATGTCCGAGACCGCTGCCACCCGACGGGGACGCGGCCGCCGGCCGGCCGCCGAGGTACGGGCCGCCGTACTCGCCGCGGCGGGGCGCCTGCTGTTGCGGGACGGCATGCGAGCGGTGACCTTCGACCGGGTCGCCACCGAGGCGGGGGCGAGCAAGATGACCCTCTACAAGTGGTGGCCGTCGCCGGGTGCGCTCGCCGCGGAGGCGTACTTCACGCAGAGCCGCAGCACCCTCGACTTCCCGGACACCGGCGATCTTCGCGCCGACCTGATCGCGCAGGTCAGCGCGTTCGTCCGGCTACTCAAGGACGAGGGTGCGGAGAAACCCGTCACGGAACTCATCGGCGCGGCCCAACTGGACCCCGCGCTCGCGGAGGCCTGGTCCGAAAGCTATGCGCTGCCCCGCCGCGAACTCGCCCGCGCCCGGCTGCGGACCGCCCAGCGGCAGGGCCAACTGCGCGAGGACGCCGATCTCGACATCATCGTCGACCAGCTCTGGGGCGCCTGCTATCACCGGCTGCTCGTGCTCAGGGTGCCGTTCGACGAGTCGATCGTCGCGCGGCTGGTCGACCACGCGCTCTACGGGGCGGCACCGCGAGCTGGCTGA
- a CDS encoding GDSL-type esterase/lipase family protein: MSTTTRRCAGALLAVVLVTVAILLHGGQRVEAAAGVRVLPLGDSITDGFNVPGGYRIDLWQKVVAGGYTVDYVGSQANGPASLGDRDHEGHSGWRIDQIDANIVNWLNTYQPRTILLHIGTNDIFQNRDLPNAPNRLAALIDRITSTAPEAKLFVATIVPAGSASTDAQVRSFNAAIPQIVQTRANAGRQVYLVNMYAALTAADLADGVHPNATGYSKMATTWYNALLAVPGSLTDGGTTPTPTGTPSTPPTGGPTNPPTNPPTNPPAGCTATVSLNSWNGGFVATVRVTAGSAGTTGWTVDATLPSGTTITNAWNTQRSGSSGAVQFSNVSHNGRIAAGQSTEFGFQGTGSGAGLTPSCTAR; the protein is encoded by the coding sequence ATGTCGACGACCACGCGTCGGTGTGCCGGCGCACTGCTGGCGGTCGTACTGGTGACCGTCGCGATCCTGCTGCACGGTGGCCAGCGGGTGGAGGCGGCGGCCGGGGTCCGGGTGCTGCCACTCGGCGACTCGATCACCGACGGCTTCAACGTGCCGGGCGGATACCGGATCGACCTATGGCAGAAGGTGGTGGCCGGCGGATACACCGTCGACTACGTCGGTTCCCAGGCGAACGGCCCGGCCAGCCTCGGCGACCGTGACCACGAGGGCCACTCCGGCTGGCGGATCGACCAGATCGACGCCAACATCGTCAACTGGCTCAACACCTATCAGCCACGCACCATCCTGCTGCACATCGGCACCAACGACATCTTCCAGAACCGGGACCTGCCCAACGCACCGAACCGGCTGGCCGCGCTGATCGACCGGATCACCAGCACCGCACCCGAGGCGAAGCTCTTCGTCGCCACCATCGTCCCGGCCGGGTCCGCGAGTACCGACGCCCAGGTGCGCAGCTTCAACGCCGCCATACCGCAGATCGTGCAGACCCGGGCGAACGCCGGTCGACAGGTGTACCTGGTCAACATGTACGCCGCGCTCACCGCCGCCGACCTGGCCGACGGCGTGCACCCGAACGCGACCGGCTACAGCAAGATGGCCACCACCTGGTACAACGCCCTGCTGGCGGTGCCCGGCAGCCTCACCGACGGCGGCACCACCCCGACTCCCACCGGCACGCCCAGCACGCCGCCGACCGGCGGTCCGACGAACCCGCCGACGAACCCGCCGACGAACCCGCCGGCCGGCTGCACCGCCACGGTCTCGCTCAATTCCTGGAACGGCGGCTTCGTGGCGACCGTACGCGTCACCGCCGGCTCCGCCGGCACCACCGGCTGGACGGTCGACGCCACCCTGCCGTCCGGCACCACGATCACCAACGCCTGGAACACCCAGCGCAGCGGCAGCAGCGGCGCCGTCCAGTTCAGCAACGTGAGCCACAATGGACGGATCGCCGCCGGCCAGTCGACGGAGTTCGGCTTCCAGGGCACCGGCAGCGGAGCCGGTCTCACGCCGAGCTGTACCGCCCGCTGA